GCTTGCAATGTCACCCGCTCTTCGCGGCGCAACCTTAAAGGGTATTTTTTTACCGCTGGCAGCCTCAAAAGCCTTGATCATTTCCAGAACGGAATACCCTGCCCCCGTTCCAAGGTTATAGGCTACAGCTCCGGGATTATCACTCAGCTTTTCAACGGCCTTAACATGCCCCTTTGCAAGATCGACTACATGAATATAGTCACGAACCCCAGTTCCATCTGGCGTATCATAATCGGCACCGAACACCTGCAGCTGCTTCAATTTGCCCACAGCGACCTGCGTGATATAAGGCGTCAGATTATTAGGAATACCATCTGGATCCTCTCCAATAAGACCGCTTGCATGCGCCCCAACAGGATTAAAGTAACGCAGCAATATGGTATTCCAGCGACTATTGGCAATAGGCAGATCTCGCAACATTTGCTCAACAATAAGCTTAGAGCGACCATAAGGGTTTGTCGCAGACAACTGACAATCCTCAGTCAATGGCAGCACCTCAGGATCACCATAAACTGTTGCAGAGGAGCTAAAAACTATATTGTATACATCATGGCGCACCATCGCCTCACACAGCGTCAGAGTACCTGATACATTATTCTGAAAGTAACGTATTGGCTGCTCAACAGATTCGCCTACCGCCTTAAGACCCGCAAAATGTATGACTGCATCAATCTGGTGCGCAGCAAAAACACCGTTTACCGCATCTCCATCTTGAATATCAGCTTGATAGAACTTAACCGATTGCCCCGTTATCAACTCAACACGACGAAGCGACTCAAGCGAGCTATTACTGAGATTGTCGATCACGACCACCTCAAAACCCGCTTGCAACAACTCGATACATGTATGGCTACCAATATAGCCGGCTCCACCGGTCACCAGAATCTTCACATTACACTCCTAATAAACTATTCAGTAATAATGCCATATTAATGCCGCCTATTTATACTGCGAGTTACTGTTTTAAGTTATAATCTGCGCGTTTTATCGTCTTACAACCGTGGTCAACCTATGCCTTTAAGTCAATTTTCCCCAGACAACTACTCAACACTGCTCGATGAGAAAGTCGGTGCAACACAGCAGCTGTTTACCAGCATCGCAATGCCGGCGGCCGAGGTATTCCCATCGCAAGCGCAAAACTTTCGTATGCGTACTGAGTTCAAGGTCTGGCATGAAGGCGACGACCTTTTTTACGTCATGTTTAACCCAGCAGCACCAAAAGTTCCCGTTAGAGTTGATAGCTTCCCTATTGCCGGCGCCGCTATTAACAAGCTGATGCCGCAACTAATTGCCAAGCTGAAGACGACACCATTACTCAGGCATCGCTTATTTCAGGTAGAGTTTTTGTCGACGCTAGCCGGCGATATGCTAGTCACCCTCATCTATCATCGACAACTCGACGAGGAGTGGGTCGATGCGGCAACAGAGCTGAAGCGCGAGTTCGGCATCAACCTGATCGGCCGCGCCAGAAAAATGAAGATCTGTCTTGATCAGGATTTTGTCATTGAAAAGCTCCCGCTTAAAGCAGGTGAGTTTGAATACAAGCAAGTAGAGGGTGGATTCACTCAGCCAAATGCGCGAATGAACTGCAACATGATAAACTGGGCAATGCAGGCCACCCACGGTAATAGTGGTGACCTACTTGAGCTTTACTGCGGCAACGGCAATTTCACCATCCCATTGTCCCGACAGTTCAACAAAGTACTAGCCACGGAGATATCAAAAACTTCCGTCAACTCAGCGCAATATAACATAGCTGTAAATCACGTCGACAACCTTGATATCGTTCGTATGTCGAGCGAGGAACTAACGCAAGCCCTTAATAATGAAAGGGAGTTCCGCAGGCTGCGCGACATCAACCTTAACGACTATAACTTCTCTACCGTGTTCGTTGATCCTCCGCGCTCAGGGCTAGACCCAGGTACAGAGAAGCTCGTGCAACGGTTCGACAACATTGTGTATGTGTCGTGTAACCCACATACACTGGCCGACAACCTTGAGCGCATCAAGCAGACTCATGAAGT
Above is a window of Sinobacterium caligoides DNA encoding:
- the galE gene encoding UDP-glucose 4-epimerase GalE, with the protein product MKILVTGGAGYIGSHTCIELLQAGFEVVVIDNLSNSSLESLRRVELITGQSVKFYQADIQDGDAVNGVFAAHQIDAVIHFAGLKAVGESVEQPIRYFQNNVSGTLTLCEAMVRHDVYNIVFSSSATVYGDPEVLPLTEDCQLSATNPYGRSKLIVEQMLRDLPIANSRWNTILLRYFNPVGAHASGLIGEDPDGIPNNLTPYITQVAVGKLKQLQVFGADYDTPDGTGVRDYIHVVDLAKGHVKAVEKLSDNPGAVAYNLGTGAGYSVLEMIKAFEAASGKKIPFKVAPRRAGDIASCYADAGLAKRELKWQAELGVEEMARDAWLWQSKNPNGFSD
- the trmA gene encoding tRNA (uridine(54)-C5)-methyltransferase TrmA; translated protein: MPLSQFSPDNYSTLLDEKVGATQQLFTSIAMPAAEVFPSQAQNFRMRTEFKVWHEGDDLFYVMFNPAAPKVPVRVDSFPIAGAAINKLMPQLIAKLKTTPLLRHRLFQVEFLSTLAGDMLVTLIYHRQLDEEWVDAATELKREFGINLIGRARKMKICLDQDFVIEKLPLKAGEFEYKQVEGGFTQPNARMNCNMINWAMQATHGNSGDLLELYCGNGNFTIPLSRQFNKVLATEISKTSVNSAQYNIAVNHVDNLDIVRMSSEELTQALNNEREFRRLRDINLNDYNFSTVFVDPPRSGLDPGTEKLVQRFDNIVYVSCNPHTLADNLERIKQTHEVVKLAFFDQFPYTHHMETGVYLKKRR